In Mytilus galloprovincialis chromosome 1, xbMytGall1.hap1.1, whole genome shotgun sequence, the following are encoded in one genomic region:
- the LOC143075909 gene encoding tumor suppressor candidate 2-like, producing MGQKVSGLTNKVTRSVSSLFSHSEETQESALATQRATPFVYKRTSSMFFDEEGDLAHEFYEEVFDAGHSRMKRQYKNLRPQGEVELPYPKLHPDLPIVMCELEAIR from the exons ATGGGACAGAAAGTATCTGGTTTGACCAACAAAGTAACAAGATCTGTTTCTTCGTTATTTTCCCACTCAGAAGAAACACAAGAATCAGCCCTTGCTACTCAGAGAGCAACTCCGTTCGTCTATAAAAGAACAAG TTCTATGTTTTTTGATGAAGAAGGTGACCTTGCACATGAATTTTATGAGGAGGTATTTGATGCTGGCCATTCAAGAATGAAAAGACAGTATAAAAATTTAAGACCACAG gGAGAGGTTGAGTTACCATATCCAAAACTACATCCAGATTTACCTATCGTGATGTGTGAACTTGAAGCAATTCGGTGA